A genomic window from Emys orbicularis isolate rEmyOrb1 chromosome 24, rEmyOrb1.hap1, whole genome shotgun sequence includes:
- the CLN3 gene encoding LOW QUALITY PROTEIN: battenin (The sequence of the model RefSeq protein was modified relative to this genomic sequence to represent the inferred CDS: inserted 1 base in 1 codon; deleted 2 bases in 2 codons), with product MEPQGWQRLSDSEDEEPPAPPPARATCWRNLAGFWVLGLCNNFAYVVMLSAAHDILSQQGALDTNGTTQSPPVTPPSGNASNTSRYDCNPISTGAVLLADILPTLLIKFSAPFYIHRVPYGPRVALCILCAWGSFLLVAFSTTVAMSIGGVVLASVSSGLGEISFLALTAFYPSEVVSCWSSGTGGAGLLGALSYLGLTQAGLSPRHTLLLMLSLPLAMLLSYYFLLVPSPAVPQWRWSDSAVLHDPLPTARQPLMGGPPAKQGGGGAELTLQAKGRIVKGLLKYLLPLALVYFAEYFINQGLFELLYFRDSALTHAQQYRWYQMLYQAGVFVSRSSLRCVRIRHIWVLALLQCLNMVFLLAAVYFMFLPSIYLVFALVLYEGLXGGAGYVNTFHNISLESPPEEREFAMGVGCVADTLGISLAGAAAFPAHDYFCRLP from the exons ATGGAGCCGCAGGGTTGGCAGCGTCTGTCTGACTCGGAGG atGAGGAGCCACCagcgccgcctcctgcccgcgCCACCTGCTGGAGGAACTTAGCTGGTTTCTG GGTGCTCGGCCTCTGCAATAACTTTGCCTACGTGGTGATGCTGAGCGCGGCCCATGACATCctgagccagcagggggcactggacACCAACGGGACCACCCAG AGTCCCCCGGTGACACCCCCCAGCGGGAATGCGTCCAACACCTCCCGCTACGACTGCAACCCCATCTCCACCGGG gctgtgcTCTTGGCTGACATCCTGCCCACCCTGCTCATCAAATTCAGTGCCCCCTTCTACATCCACCGCGTGCCCTATGG cccgCGGGTGGCACTCTGCATCCTTTGTGCCTGGGGCAGTTTCCTGCTGGTCGCCTTCTCCACCACCGTGGCCATGAGCATCGGGG GGGTGGTCCTGGCCAGCGTCTCGTCGGGGCTGGGGGAGATCAGCTTCCTGGCGCTCACGGCTTTCTACCCCAG CGAGGTGGTGTCGTGCTGGTCGTCGGGCACGGGGGGCGCCGGCCTGCTGGGGGCGCTGTCGTACCTGGGGCTGACGCAGGCCGGCCTCAGCCCCCGTCACACCCTACTGCTCATGCTCAGCCTGCCCCTGGCCATGCTGCTCAG CTATTATTTCCTGCTGGTGCCCTCCCCTGCGGTGCCGCAGTGGCGCTGGAGTGACTCCGCTGTCCTGCACGACCCCCTGCCCACCGCCCGCCAGCCCCTCATGGGGGGGCCCCCGGCAAAGCAGG GTGGCGGGGGCGCAGAGCTGACGCTGCAGGCCAAGGGGCGTATTGTGAAG ggtCTCCTGAAATACCTGCTGCCCCTGGCGCTCGTCTACTTCGCCGAGTATTTCATCAACCAGGGcctg TTTGAGCTGCTGTACTTCCGGGACTCGGCTCTGACACACGCTCAGCAATATCGCTG GTACCAGATGCTCTACCAGGCCGGAGTGTTTGTATCCCGGTCCTCCCTGCGCTGCGTCCGGATCCGCCACATCTGGGTCCTCGCCCTGCTGCag TGCCTGAACATGGTGTTCCTCCTGGCCGCCGTT TACTTTATGTTCCTGCCTAGCATCTACCTGGTCTTCGCCCTGGTCCTGTACGAGGGGC CTGGAGGTGCCGGCTACGTGAACACCTTCCACAACATCAGCCTGGAG agcccgCCGGAGGAGCGGGAGTTCGCCATGGGCGTGGGCTGTGTGGCCGACACGCTGGGCATCTCGCTGGCTGGAGCCGCCGCGTTCCCGGCC CACGACTACTTCTGCCGCCTGCCCTGA